AATTGCAGAGAAATTAGTAAAAGAGCAGTTAGCTAACGAAGCTACTCAAAAACAACTTGTAGAAAATTATTTGAAAGACGTTCAAGTTAATTGATAATTGACAGTTGAAAATTAACAATGAAATTCATTTATATAATTCTTCAACTAAAGCTAATCTAGCTAATTTTCAATTATTCATTTTCAATTATTAATTAAAAAGTATTATGTCAGATATTCGTGTTGCTTCTCGTTATGCCAAATCGGTATTTAGTTTGGCTGATGAACACTCTATTTTAGAAGAAGTCCATAACGATATGGTAGCTATCAAAGATACCGTTGAAGGAAGTAGAGAGTTAGAACTTTTGCTCAAAAGTCCGATTATCAATTCTTCTAAGAAACTATCTATTCTAAATTCTCTTTTTGGAAATAGCAACGATTTGACAAAGAAATTCTTTACGCTTGTTGTTAAAAAGGGACGTGAAGCAGAACTTTTTGAAACAGCAAAGCAATTCCACCTACTTTACAATTCTAAGAAAGGAATTGAAATGGCAGAAGTGGTTACTCCTTTTGAATTGACTGAAGAGCTTCGTGCTTCATTTAAGCAAAAAGTAAAGCAGCTTTCTGGAAAAGACAGTGTAGAACTTAAAGAAAAAGTAGATAAAAGTCTTATTGGAGGTTTTATCTTAAATATTGAAGGCAAACAGATTGATGATTCTGTTAGGACACGTCTTCAAAAGCTAGAGCAAACTTTAGTAAAATAAAAAAAATCAGAATCCTCAACGACGGTTTTAATCTCGTTGACGGTTATATAAAAGACGAAAGGACATTTTTTTATAGAAATTTTGTACCTTTGCACTTGATAAAAAATAAAATTCAATCGTAACTGTTAAACTCACGAATAAATGGTCAGACCTGATGAAGTTTCAGCAATTTTAAGAGAACAACTCTCTAACGCTAAAACAGACGCTCAACTAGAAGAAGTAGGAACTGTACTTCAAGTAGGTGATGGTGTTGCTCGTATCTACGGACTTACAAACGCTCGTGCTGGCGAGCTTATCGAATTCAATAATGGCTTGACTGGAATGGTCTTGAACCTTGAAGAAGATAATGTAGGTGCTGTACTCTTTGGAGATTATACTAACGTAGGTGAAGGCGATTCTGTTAAATCTACTGGACGTATTGCATCACTCAAAGTAGGTGATGGTATGGTAGGACGTGTTGTAGACACGCTTGGAAATCCTATTGATGGTAAAGGAGCTATCGAAGGAGAACTCTACGAAATGCCATTAGAGCGTAAAGCACCAGGTGTAATTTATCGTGAGCCTGTAACTGAGCCTCTTCAAACAGGTATCAAGGCGATTGATGCGATGATTCCAATTGGTCGTGGTCAGCGTGAGCTTATCATTGGCGACCGTCAGACAGGTAAAACTGCTGTGGCAATTGATGCTATCATCAACCAAAAAGAATTTTATGACAAAGGAGAGCCAGTTTTCTGTATCTATGTAGCTATCGGACAGAAAGCCTCTACTGTGGCTGGTATCGTAGCTTCATTAGAGCGTTATGGTGCTATGGCTTATACAGTTGTTGTTTCGGCTTCTGCATCTGACCCTGCTCCAATGCAATTCTTTGCTCCATTTGCTGGTGCTGCAATCGGAGAATATTTCCGTGATACAGGTCGTCCTGCATTGGTAGTTTATGATGACCTTTCTAAGCAAGCAGTTGCTTATCGTGAAGTTTCTCTTCTTCTTCGTCGTCCTCCAGGGCGTGAGGCATATCCAGGTGATGTATTCTATCTTCACTCTCGTTTGTTGGAGCGTGCTGCAAAAGTTATCAATGACGATAGCATTGCACAAGATATGAATGACCTTCCAGAGTCTTTGAAAAAAGCAGGTGTCGTAAGAGGTGGTGGTTCACTTACAGCTCTTCCAATTATTGAAACACAAGCAGGTGACGTTTCAGCTTATATTCCAACCAACGTAATTTCGATTACAGACGGTCAGATATTCTTGGAAACTAACTTATTTAACTCTGGTGTACGTCCAGCAATTAACGTAGGTATTTCTGTATCTCGTGTAGGTGGTTCGGCTCAGATTAAGTCAATGAAGAAAGTTTCTGGTACATTGAAACTAGACCAAGCACAATTTAGAGAATTAGAAGCCTTTGCAAAATTTGGTTCTGACCTTGATGCAGCTACTAAGCTCGTTATTGAGCGTGGACGTAGAAATACGGAAATGTTGAAGCAAAAGCAGTTCTCTCCAGTAGAAGTTGAGAAGCAAGTTGCTATTATCTATGCTACTACTAATGGTATTACTGATAATGTTCCTACTGAAAAAATGAAAGAGTACGAGCAAAGTTACTTGAGCATTTTGGAGCAGAATCACAGAAAAACATTAGACGAGCTTCGTGCAGGAAAATATACTCCAGAGCAAACTGATGTTCTTGCAAAAGTTGCTAAAGAAGTTGCTAAAACATATAATATTACTGCAAAAGCATAATTTAGTTAATTGATAATTAACAATTTTATAATTGAAAATAAAAAATATGCTTGCTGATATTGTAAAAAATATCAGCAGCATCTTTATATATAATTGACGATTGAAATCCACTAATTTATTCATTATCCATTTTCAATTGTCCATTTATTAAAAGCCTTCAAAACATACTATGCCAAATTTAAAAGAAGTTCGTGGAAGGATTGTATCTGTAAAATCTACGCAACAGATTACAAAAGCAATGAAAATGGTAGCTGCTGCAAAGTTGCGCCGAGCTCAAAACCGTATGTTGCAAATGCGTCCTTATGCTCAAAAATTGAGTCAGATTTTGCAAAATGTAACAGCTTCTCTTGTTGGAGATGATTTTGAAAGCAAGTATAGCGAAGTACGTCCAGAAGAAAAAATCTTGATTGTTGCAATTACTTCTGATAAAGGACTTTGTGGAGCATTCAATACCTATATTCTTCGTGCTGTTCAGAATTTACTTACTCGTACATATAGCCGTCAGAACTCTTTAGG
This is a stretch of genomic DNA from Bernardetia sp.. It encodes these proteins:
- the atpH gene encoding ATP synthase F1 subunit delta, with product MSDIRVASRYAKSVFSLADEHSILEEVHNDMVAIKDTVEGSRELELLLKSPIINSSKKLSILNSLFGNSNDLTKKFFTLVVKKGREAELFETAKQFHLLYNSKKGIEMAEVVTPFELTEELRASFKQKVKQLSGKDSVELKEKVDKSLIGGFILNIEGKQIDDSVRTRLQKLEQTLVK
- the atpA gene encoding F0F1 ATP synthase subunit alpha, coding for MVRPDEVSAILREQLSNAKTDAQLEEVGTVLQVGDGVARIYGLTNARAGELIEFNNGLTGMVLNLEEDNVGAVLFGDYTNVGEGDSVKSTGRIASLKVGDGMVGRVVDTLGNPIDGKGAIEGELYEMPLERKAPGVIYREPVTEPLQTGIKAIDAMIPIGRGQRELIIGDRQTGKTAVAIDAIINQKEFYDKGEPVFCIYVAIGQKASTVAGIVASLERYGAMAYTVVVSASASDPAPMQFFAPFAGAAIGEYFRDTGRPALVVYDDLSKQAVAYREVSLLLRRPPGREAYPGDVFYLHSRLLERAAKVINDDSIAQDMNDLPESLKKAGVVRGGGSLTALPIIETQAGDVSAYIPTNVISITDGQIFLETNLFNSGVRPAINVGISVSRVGGSAQIKSMKKVSGTLKLDQAQFRELEAFAKFGSDLDAATKLVIERGRRNTEMLKQKQFSPVEVEKQVAIIYATTNGITDNVPTEKMKEYEQSYLSILEQNHRKTLDELRAGKYTPEQTDVLAKVAKEVAKTYNITAKA